A segment of the Ochotona princeps isolate mOchPri1 chromosome 16, mOchPri1.hap1, whole genome shotgun sequence genome:
ACCTGGGCCCCCTGCCACTTGGCACCCTGATTCCCAAAACACCCTGAGGCCCTAACAGACCTGACTTGGCAAGCAGCACCCCCTGGAGAGCCAGCTGGAGTTTGGCTTCCCGGCCAAGTGAACGACCCAGGGCATTCACTCCGCACGTCCCACCTGCGAGATGGGCTAGCAGCGGCTGAAACCGCCCAGGGCCGCCCTGGTGTCCAGTGGGTTTCGAGAGCTGCTGTGTCTCAGGCTTTGGCTCCTGCGCAGCCACCACTTGACTCTGGGGTTCCTGCTTATCACTTGGGCCCAGAGAGTCTTTACGTCACCTTCCTGGGTGTCGCCTGGGCTTTGTGCCCTGACCGGGGGAAAGGGCAGAGGGCGAGTGGAAAAGGCAGGAGGAGAGTGGCGGGAACCGAAGGCGCAGGGCCAGCAGCCTGGTGGCCCTGCTGAAGCCACACCTGTCCCCTGGACTCTTCTAGGCCAGCGCTGACATGCAGGAGGTGGTCTTGTGCCTGCTCGCCTTCCTAGTAGGTGAGTGAGCCCCTTCCCCCCAGCCCACACCTCCTCCCTGGACTCCCTGGCTGGGTGCTGGCCAGGCCTCCCGGGTCTCTCGCCCCTGGAGTGTGAGAAGCGTCACCTGGGGCGGGGGAGATTTTAAGGACAGGGTCTCTGATAGCAGTGACTGTCCTGCCACCATCTTGTTTGTCTTGTCACTCGCCTAAAGGAGGAAAGCTCCTCCTGGGAGCCTGGCAATGATGTCACAAGCTCTGGGGATGCcctgtgccttggtttccccaTGTGTAAAACCAGGCTACTCCAAACGCCACTGTGAGGATTCAAGGAGTTAATATTAGCAAAGTCCTTGGAACAGCACCTGGCACCTAATGTTGTGCTTCAGATGCAATCAGAAAGTCTTAATCTCCTGCTGATAAAGAGttgaggccagagctgaaccccaGCATTGAACCCCAGGTCtctgcttccactgctttcctttctGCCCACTCCACCCAGGGGGGTGACATCAGGGGCACTGAGGTTGGTGACGCTGCCTTTTGAGGGGCAAGGAGACTCAGTGtggcctggagcagggctggacAGAGAGGAAACCTGAGGATGGCTGTGGATGGCACAGACTCTGGGCAAACAGGGTCCTGGGGATTGGAATCACCTGTCAccatgacaagaaaaaaatcatggtCCTGTACCTGGAGACAGAGGACCAAAGGTGACCAGGACCCGTTGAGATTAGAACCCACTTCAGACCTCAAGGCAGGGGCTGAGGGAGTAAGTACCCCCTTCCATAGGGTGCGCAGAGGCCATGAGTATGGGATCTCAGGGTGGGGTTCAGGCTGTGGTGGAGGAGTACGGGATGTTCCCAGAAGCTGCGTGGACCCTGTCCCAGGACTTCCTGAGGCCAGCCTTGTCACTTGCCCCTCCCCTGCTTGCTCCCGTCAGGCCTGCCTGCCCTGGATGCCAATGACCCTGAAGGTAAGTCACACCCCAAGGTGGCTCCCGGGAGGCCTGCATCCTGCCTGTGGTCCTCAGTGACCatgtcctgttttctttttctacagaTAAAAACAGTCCTTTCTACTACGGTGAGCTCCCGTGCAGTTCTGGGCTAAGGCTTCCACGCAGTGTGGGCCAGGGGTGTGATGAGGGGGCCCAGAGGCCAGGCTAGCCAGGGGCTAGGAAGGGGCATTGAGCAATAAACCCAGTGGCTCAGTGGAACACGCATGCCACCCTGTTGCTCAGTAATTTGGTTACACATGAGCAGAAAGTGAGTTTGGCTCCCCAGCGCCACCTCTGCCCCAGCCACCCCAGGCTCCTTCCTCTGCTCCTCGGATGCCCTGCCAGCCCCAGAACCTTGGCATGTGCTGatctcagtgcctggcacatgtgCATTCTTCCCTCAACCACCTTTTCTGCTCTCTTTCTAACTCCTGCTTCTGGGGTTCTTTCTCCAGCTAACCCAGGCAGCATCTCACCTGCCACTTGCTGGGGGGTAAGCTGCAGGGATGGAATCTTGCTATTGCTGTAGTCCCAGCATGAAGTGCATCCCAGATGCTCAATCCAGATTAGCCAAGTAGATGGGAGGCCCACTGGGGAGGCCCGTGCTGGTCTGCAGGGTCAGGGTCCCTCTGGCTTTCCTCCTAGACTGGCACAGCCTCCAAGTGGGCGGAGTCAtctgtgctgggatcctgtgtgcCATGGGCATCATCGTCCTCCTGAGTGAGTTTCCCAGACCATCCAGGAGGaatggaggtggggggaggggcaaggggcaaggggcaggggaggggcagggggaggggccgGTCAGGGCCACAGGTCCCCTCCCTGGacctctcacctcctctcccctcctaccCACATAGGTGGGAAGTGCAAATGCAAGTTCGGCTAGAAGCCCAGGTAAGACCTTCCTCCTGGCCAACCCCTGGCCTTTCCATCTCACGCTGTAGAGGAAAAGCTTTGCAGAGCCAGCAATGCAGAAAGCTGCTTATTCACAGTTGATAATCCCCAGTGGGCCCCACCTCACTGCACCTcacctcccagcccagcctggaatGCCCTCATCCCTGGTGCCAGACAACCTCACAGCAGAGacatagccaggtctgggcaagCTGAGACGCCTGTAGCCCACAGGGGCGGGTTCTGACATCAAGGCTTGTTTATTTCCCTAGTCACCACCGCCCAGGGGATGGCCCCTCCTCTCATCACTTCAGGTAAGGCAGGGACAGCCCCCAGACTGGGATGGGAGGGGAACGCGGGGAGTGGGCAATGGGTGACAGGCACCTGCCCGTGTGTCCCCACGAGACAGAAGCTGACCTACCTTCACACGTGGCCCCATTGCTTCTCCCAGGCTCTCCCCCTAACTGCTGAGGACGGATGGATTGGCCCCAAAACACGGATGGCCTGCCTCTGTGCCCcttaccccaccccaccctgggctTGCACCCGACCCTGCCCACCAGGAtggcaccccctcccccagggctcccTCGGCTTACCCCTCAATGCAGGGGGGTGTCTTCTTACTCTATTTTTAACCTAAAACAATCGTGCCTATAGCCGGAGCAGCCTCTGCGTGTGCCGCTGTGGgcttgggaggtggggaggggttgggCTCTCCTGGGGAACAGCCAGCAGGCTTCCCAAGGGGTGAGGTCCTCCCTTTACCTCGGCTGCTGGCTGAAGGCAACCTTGCATGCGATTTCAGCTTTTCTAGTAGTCAAGCAGGGGACGCCTGTCAGAGTGAACCACGTGGACTGCAGGACACTCGTGGTCCTGGGGTCACCCAGGGGAAGCAGAATGTATGTCATCCTATTGAGATGGGGACACCCCAATATATTCTGACAGCTTTCCCAATGCCCAGGGTTCCTTTAAGGAGGCCCATTACATAACTCCCCATGGAACCCCTACTGCAGCCACATGGCCTACACTCTTGAGACTCCCCAGTACCCAATAAGACATCCGAAATGTTCCCATATGCCTTCCAATAAAATGCCTCAAATTGTTCCAAAACACCCAAAAATATCTCTTGCAATGCTTGGAACGTGATCCCCTAAAGAAGCCCACAAACCCGCACCTTTCTCCCCCGACCGTGCCTTCTGTCCCTTGGCCATTCCATGAAGTCCCCTTCCCAGTCCCCCACACCAGCTCCCGGACCACCAAGAACCCCCAGGTGGTCCTGAGGGAGCAAACCACACACCTCCTGGAGGGGCTTCCTCCCCTGGTGTCCCGGGGGTCCCATGGTCACGCGCGGGGCAGGTGCACGGCACATTTATTGATCTTACACATTTTCTATCCTTGCTCTGATCACCCCCTGGGACGGCCAGGGGTCTCCAAGGATCCCCCAAATACCCTAGCTTCTCCACCACGGCCCACTCTCCACGTGCGCATGCGCGACAGAGAGAAGCCGCCCTGGAGCCGCCGGCGGCAGCAGACATGCGCACAAGCGGTAGAGGGAGTTAGTCCAGAAGGGAAAGCTGCCCAGCAACTGTGACGTCACGGAGGCCCTCCTCCCAGGAAGCGATTGATTGGACGGATTGCATTCGGACTCTGCAAGGATGCTGT
Coding sequences within it:
- the FXYD3 gene encoding FXYD domain-containing ion transport regulator 3 codes for the protein MQEVVLCLLAFLVGLPALDANDPEDKNSPFYYDWHSLQVGGVICAGILCAMGIIVLLSGKCKCKFG